A genomic stretch from Mya arenaria isolate MELC-2E11 chromosome 10, ASM2691426v1 includes:
- the LOC128205851 gene encoding interferon alpha-inducible protein 27-like protein 2B: MDSRVLFLAGLLLTGCVPSCYARYSDDDSWFTLKNIAIGGVVGAGAVVAAPFALGAAGFGAAGVTAGSLAAAIQGSAVASGSAFALGQSAGAAGLGIGAKVAVFVGGFATGTVASNKFDD, translated from the exons ATGGATTCGAGGGTTTTATTCCTTGCTGGACTCTTATTAACAGGGTGTGTGCCTTCCTGTTATGCCCGATATTCCGATg ATGACTCTTGGTTCACCTTGAAGAATATTGCCATTGGAGGCGTGGTTGGGGCAGGTGCCGTTGTGGCTGCCCCTTTTGCGCTTGGGGCTGCTGGATTTGGAGCCGCTGGTGTTACGGCCGGATCATTGGCAGCTGCAATTCAG GGATCAGCAGTTGCTTCCGGGAGCGCATTTGCGCTTGGGCAGAGTGCAGGTGCGGCCGGTCTCGGAATCGGGGCTAAAGTGGCAGTGTTTGTCGGAGGGTTTGCGACTGGGACGGTGGCCAGTAATAAATTTGACGACtaa